The following proteins are co-located in the Sphingomonas panacis genome:
- the rpsO gene encoding 30S ribosomal protein S15 has translation MTITAERRQELIKEHGRAEGDTGSTEVQVAILTERIRNLTEHFKGHAKDNHSRRGLLMMVNKRRSLLDYLRHKDGQRYTDLIAKLGLRK, from the coding sequence ATGACGATCACCGCAGAACGCCGCCAGGAACTCATCAAGGAACACGGTCGCGCCGAAGGCGATACCGGCAGCACCGAAGTCCAGGTCGCGATCCTCACCGAGCGTATCCGTAACCTGACCGAGCACTTCAAGGGCCACGCCAAGGACAACCATTCGCGTCGCGGTCTGCTCATGATGGTCAACAAGCGTCGCTCGCTGCTCGACTATCTCCGTCACAAGGATGGTCAGCGCTACACCGATCTCATCGCGAAGCTCGGTCTTCGCAAGTAA
- a CDS encoding AMP-dependent synthetase/ligase encodes MRRLEHFPNLVAMFLARAAEKGDAPFLWHKPAGDWVPISWRVVAEHVVSLTAGLKAIGLKPGDRVMLVSENRPEWCISDLAIMAAGCITVPAYTTNTERDHLHIIENSGASVVIVSSAKLARTLLPAAIRSSTVRAVIGIEDIRPGQPGALDFHRWADVIAAHACGPETIAATARREDTACIIYTSGTGGAPRGVMQHHGAILHNVAATSAIISEDFGWDDEVFLSFLPLSHAYEHTAGQHLPIGLGAQIYYAEGIEKLAANISEVRPTIMVVVPRLFEVLRARITKEIEKQGGVAPWLLDRALAIGTKRYHGESSVLDRPVDLLLGATLRPKIAKRFGGRLKAMVSGGAPLTPEVGVFFDSLGLTLMQGYGQTESAPVVSCNRPSVGLQMDTVGPPLADTEVRIAEDGEILVRGELVMHGYWRNPEESARVLQNGWLHTGDIGLIDAKGRIKITDRKKDIIVNDKGDNVAPQRVEGMLTLQPEIAQAMIYGDRRPYMVALIVPDPEWTQQWCAANGDPCNFARLAENSEYRTIIGHAVERVNRDLSVIERVRRYVLAEEPFSIENGQLTPSLKIRRHVLRDVYGERLDALYRS; translated from the coding sequence ATGCGCAGGCTCGAACATTTTCCCAATCTGGTCGCGATGTTCCTCGCACGCGCAGCCGAGAAAGGTGACGCGCCCTTCCTCTGGCACAAGCCGGCCGGCGACTGGGTGCCGATCTCATGGCGGGTGGTGGCCGAGCATGTCGTGAGCCTGACCGCAGGGCTGAAGGCGATCGGGCTGAAGCCGGGCGACCGGGTGATGCTCGTTTCCGAGAACCGCCCGGAATGGTGCATCAGCGACCTCGCGATCATGGCGGCCGGCTGCATCACCGTGCCCGCCTACACCACCAATACAGAGCGCGATCACCTCCACATCATCGAGAATTCGGGTGCGAGCGTGGTGATCGTATCGAGCGCGAAGCTTGCGCGCACATTGCTGCCCGCAGCGATCCGGTCGAGCACGGTTCGCGCGGTGATCGGCATCGAGGATATCCGCCCCGGCCAACCCGGCGCGCTCGATTTCCACCGCTGGGCGGATGTGATCGCGGCGCACGCCTGCGGCCCCGAGACGATCGCTGCCACCGCCAGGCGCGAGGATACCGCGTGCATCATCTACACCAGCGGCACCGGCGGCGCGCCGCGCGGGGTGATGCAGCATCACGGCGCGATCCTTCACAACGTCGCCGCCACGTCGGCGATCATTTCCGAGGATTTCGGCTGGGACGACGAGGTGTTCCTGTCGTTCCTTCCGCTCAGCCACGCGTATGAACATACCGCCGGCCAGCATCTACCGATCGGGCTGGGCGCGCAGATCTATTATGCCGAAGGCATCGAAAAGCTCGCCGCCAACATCTCCGAGGTGCGTCCGACGATCATGGTGGTGGTGCCGCGGCTGTTCGAGGTGCTGCGCGCGCGAATCACCAAGGAGATCGAGAAGCAAGGCGGCGTCGCGCCCTGGCTGCTCGACCGCGCGCTGGCGATCGGCACCAAACGCTATCACGGCGAATCGAGCGTGCTCGACAGGCCGGTCGATCTGCTGCTCGGCGCGACGCTACGCCCGAAGATCGCCAAGCGGTTCGGTGGACGACTCAAGGCGATGGTCTCGGGCGGTGCGCCGCTTACCCCAGAAGTGGGCGTGTTCTTCGATTCGCTCGGCCTTACCCTGATGCAAGGCTACGGCCAGACCGAATCGGCGCCGGTGGTGTCGTGCAACCGGCCGTCGGTCGGCCTCCAGATGGACACGGTCGGTCCGCCGCTCGCGGATACCGAGGTGCGTATTGCCGAAGACGGCGAAATTCTTGTGCGCGGCGAACTCGTCATGCACGGCTATTGGCGCAACCCCGAGGAGAGCGCGCGCGTCCTCCAGAATGGCTGGCTGCACACCGGCGACATCGGGCTGATCGATGCAAAGGGCCGCATCAAGATCACCGATCGCAAGAAGGATATCATCGTCAACGACAAGGGCGACAATGTCGCACCGCAGCGGGTCGAGGGGATGCTGACGCTCCAGCCCGAGATCGCGCAAGCGATGATCTATGGCGATCGCAGGCCCTATATGGTCGCGCTGATCGTGCCCGATCCCGAATGGACCCAGCAATGGTGCGCCGCCAACGGCGATCCCTGCAATTTCGCGCGGCTGGCGGAGAACAGCGAGTACCGCACCATCATCGGTCACGCGGTCGAGCGGGTGAATCGCGATCTGTCGGTGATCGAGCGCGTGCGCCGATATGTTCTGGCGGAAGAACCGTTCAGCATCGAGAACGGGCAGCTCACGCCTTCGCTCAAGATCCGCCGTCACGTCCTGCGCGATGTGTATGGCGAGCGGCTCGACGCGCTGTATCGCAGCTGA
- a CDS encoding nucleotidyltransferase family protein: protein MIPSERLVPERTALVLLAAGKSERFGLSDKLGAPFLGKPLGYHVVTALAAVPFQARIAVCDGGDLDYAARGYQVVFNDRAEEGVSYSVRLGVRAARATGCEAVLFALADMPRVTAAHIYRLFDASAGAETVVASSDGTQPCPPALFGAAHFDALETLQGDYGARDLILAGKHVVTDADELVDVDTEDELAYLQAKFGRGRAHAFAKDA, encoded by the coding sequence ATGATCCCGAGTGAGCGACTCGTCCCGGAACGTACCGCGCTGGTGCTGCTCGCCGCGGGAAAGTCCGAGCGCTTCGGCCTCTCCGATAAGCTCGGCGCACCGTTTCTCGGCAAGCCGCTCGGCTATCATGTCGTCACCGCGCTGGCGGCGGTGCCGTTTCAAGCGCGGATCGCGGTGTGCGACGGCGGCGATCTCGATTACGCCGCGCGCGGCTATCAGGTCGTCTTCAACGATCGCGCCGAGGAAGGTGTGTCCTATTCGGTGCGGCTCGGCGTGCGGGCGGCGCGTGCGACCGGTTGCGAGGCCGTGCTTTTCGCGCTCGCCGACATGCCGCGGGTCACGGCTGCGCATATCTACCGTCTGTTCGATGCGAGCGCTGGCGCGGAGACGGTGGTCGCCTCCAGCGACGGAACCCAGCCCTGCCCGCCGGCCTTGTTCGGGGCGGCGCATTTCGACGCGCTGGAAACACTCCAGGGTGACTACGGCGCGCGCGATCTGATCCTCGCCGGCAAACACGTCGTCACCGACGCCGACGAACTCGTCGATGTCGATACCGAAGACGAACTGGCCTATCTTCAGGCCAAGTTCGGCCGAGGCCGCGCACACGCTTTCGCAAAGGACGCATGA
- a CDS encoding XdhC family protein, with protein sequence MADNDSVLAAAAQWRGAPMALATVVSTWGSAPRPRGSHMLVHADGRFEGSVSGGCVESDILAAAAEVIAGAPFQLKDYGVADAAAWEVGLPCGGQIAVLVQPVGAEGFDPELFDRIADARDAGRALMVTTDLDTGQSSLRPAEGAAFVNRYDPPRRLLIVGAVQIAQALCGLARELGIATTLIDPRARFLTAERFPGVTLDDRWPDEAVAALAPGPGTAVVTLSHDTKIDDPALIAALATSTRYVGALGSRRSHAARRERLAAAGVPASDIDRIDAPVGIDIGAIGPAEIALSIAAAMVKAFHDPE encoded by the coding sequence ATGGCGGATAACGATTCGGTCCTCGCCGCCGCCGCACAGTGGCGCGGCGCACCGATGGCGCTCGCCACCGTGGTCTCGACCTGGGGATCGGCGCCGCGCCCGCGCGGCAGCCACATGCTCGTCCATGCCGATGGCCGCTTCGAAGGCTCGGTCTCGGGCGGCTGCGTCGAGAGCGACATCCTTGCCGCCGCCGCCGAGGTGATCGCCGGTGCGCCGTTCCAGCTCAAGGACTATGGCGTCGCCGATGCTGCGGCATGGGAGGTCGGCTTGCCGTGCGGCGGGCAGATCGCGGTGCTGGTGCAGCCGGTCGGCGCGGAGGGGTTCGATCCCGAACTGTTCGATCGGATCGCGGACGCGCGCGACGCGGGCAGGGCGCTCATGGTCACCACCGATCTCGACACCGGTCAGTCGAGCCTGCGGCCGGCCGAAGGCGCCGCGTTCGTCAACCGCTACGATCCGCCGCGCCGGCTGCTGATCGTCGGCGCGGTGCAGATCGCACAGGCGTTGTGCGGGCTGGCGCGCGAACTCGGCATCGCCACCACGCTGATCGATCCGCGCGCGCGGTTCCTCACGGCCGAGCGTTTCCCCGGTGTCACGCTCGACGACCGCTGGCCCGACGAGGCGGTCGCCGCGCTCGCGCCCGGCCCCGGCACGGCGGTGGTGACGCTCAGCCACGACACCAAGATCGACGATCCCGCGCTGATCGCCGCGCTTGCCACGTCCACACGCTATGTCGGCGCGCTCGGCTCGCGGCGCAGCCACGCGGCGCGGCGCGAGCGGCTTGCCGCGGCGGGTGTACCGGCCAGCGACATTGACCGGATCGACGCACCCGTCGGGATCGACATCGGCGCGATCGGTCCCGCCGAGATCGCTTTGTCGATCGCAGCGGCGATGGTGAAGGCTTTCCATGATCCCGAGTGA
- the pnp gene encoding polyribonucleotide nucleotidyltransferase, whose protein sequence is MFDTKTTSIQWGGKTLTLETGRVARQADGAILATLGETVVLCAVTAARSVKEGQDFFPLTVHYQEKYSAAGRIPGGFFKRERGATEKETLVSRLIDRPIRPLFPEGFYNEINVICQVLSYDGENEPDILAMVAASAALTISGVPFMGPIGAARVGYVDGEYILNPTNEQIKAGDLELVVAATGAAVMMVESEAKELSEEVMLGAVQFAHKACREAVNAIIDLAEQAAKDPWEMAPQADLTAAKDKLKKLIGKDIAAAYKVTDKSKRSGLLNEARAKGKAAFADAAPQDQMAAGKLMKKLEAEIVRGAILKDGTRIDGRNTKQIRPIEAMVHFLPRAHGSALFTRGETQAICTTTLGTKDAEQMIDGLTGLSYENFMLHYNFPPYSVGEVGRFGAPGRREVGHGKLAWRALHPVLPSKDEFPYTIRVLSDITESNGSSSMATVCGGSLSMMDAGVPLKRPVSGIAMGLILEGKNYAVLSDILGDEDHLGDMDFKVAGTEAGITTMQMDIKIAGITDEIMKAALDQAKEGRAHILAEMSKALSSTRTELSAHAPRIESFSIDKSKIREVIGTGGKVIREIVATTGAKVDIDDEGVIKVSSSDPAQIEAAIKWIKGLVEEAEVGKVYDGKVVNLVDFGAFVNFMGGKDGLVHVSEIKNERVEKVSDVLKEGQEVKVKVLEIDPRGKVRLSMRVVDQETGAELEDSRPAREPREGGDRGPRGPRRDGDGGRGPRGDGGREGGRGGEGRGGEGRGDRGPRREGRAPKREGGNEDGPAPEFAPAFLTGDRD, encoded by the coding sequence ATGTTCGATACCAAGACCACCAGCATCCAGTGGGGCGGCAAGACCCTCACGCTGGAAACGGGCCGCGTTGCCCGCCAGGCTGACGGCGCGATCCTCGCGACGCTCGGCGAAACCGTCGTTCTCTGCGCCGTCACGGCGGCGCGCTCGGTGAAGGAAGGGCAGGACTTCTTCCCGCTCACCGTCCACTATCAGGAAAAGTACAGCGCGGCCGGCCGCATCCCCGGCGGCTTCTTCAAGCGCGAACGCGGCGCGACCGAGAAGGAGACTCTGGTCTCGCGTCTCATCGACCGTCCGATCCGCCCGCTGTTCCCGGAAGGGTTCTACAACGAGATCAACGTGATCTGCCAGGTTCTCAGCTATGATGGCGAGAACGAGCCGGACATCCTCGCGATGGTCGCCGCGTCTGCCGCGCTGACGATTTCGGGCGTGCCGTTCATGGGCCCGATCGGCGCCGCGCGCGTCGGCTATGTCGATGGCGAGTATATCCTCAACCCGACCAACGAGCAGATCAAGGCCGGCGATCTCGAGCTCGTCGTCGCCGCCACCGGCGCGGCCGTGATGATGGTCGAATCCGAAGCCAAGGAGCTTTCGGAAGAGGTCATGCTGGGCGCGGTGCAGTTCGCGCACAAGGCTTGCCGCGAGGCCGTTAATGCGATCATCGATCTGGCCGAGCAGGCTGCCAAGGATCCGTGGGAAATGGCCCCGCAGGCCGATCTGACCGCCGCCAAGGACAAGCTCAAGAAGCTGATCGGCAAGGACATCGCCGCCGCCTATAAGGTGACCGACAAGTCCAAGCGTTCGGGTCTGCTCAACGAGGCGCGCGCCAAGGGCAAGGCTGCCTTTGCCGATGCCGCCCCGCAGGACCAGATGGCTGCCGGCAAGCTGATGAAGAAGCTGGAAGCGGAAATCGTCCGCGGCGCCATCCTCAAGGACGGCACCCGCATCGACGGCCGCAACACCAAGCAGATCCGTCCGATCGAGGCGATGGTCCACTTCCTGCCGCGCGCGCATGGCTCGGCGCTGTTCACGCGTGGCGAGACGCAGGCGATCTGCACCACCACGCTCGGCACCAAGGACGCGGAGCAGATGATCGACGGGCTGACCGGCCTGTCCTACGAAAACTTCATGCTGCACTACAACTTCCCGCCCTATTCGGTCGGTGAAGTCGGCCGCTTCGGCGCGCCGGGCCGTCGTGAAGTCGGCCACGGCAAGCTCGCCTGGCGCGCGCTGCATCCGGTGCTGCCGTCGAAGGACGAGTTCCCGTACACGATCCGCGTTCTGTCGGACATCACCGAGTCGAACGGCTCGTCGTCGATGGCGACGGTCTGCGGCGGTTCGCTGTCGATGATGGACGCCGGCGTGCCGCTGAAGCGGCCGGTGTCGGGCATCGCGATGGGCCTGATCCTCGAAGGCAAGAACTATGCGGTTCTGTCCGATATCCTCGGCGACGAGGATCACCTCGGCGACATGGACTTCAAGGTCGCTGGCACCGAAGCCGGCATCACCACGATGCAGATGGACATCAAGATCGCCGGTATCACCGACGAGATCATGAAGGCCGCGCTCGATCAGGCGAAGGAAGGCCGCGCGCATATCCTGGCTGAAATGAGCAAGGCTTTGTCCTCGACCCGCACCGAATTGTCGGCGCACGCACCGCGCATCGAGAGCTTCTCGATCGACAAGTCGAAGATCCGTGAAGTGATCGGCACCGGCGGCAAGGTGATCCGCGAGATCGTCGCCACCACCGGCGCCAAGGTCGATATCGACGACGAGGGCGTCATCAAGGTGTCGTCGTCCGATCCGGCCCAGATCGAAGCCGCGATCAAGTGGATCAAGGGCCTCGTCGAGGAAGCCGAAGTCGGCAAGGTCTATGACGGCAAGGTCGTCAACCTCGTCGATTTCGGCGCGTTCGTGAACTTCATGGGCGGCAAGGACGGTCTCGTCCACGTCTCGGAGATCAAGAACGAGCGTGTCGAGAAGGTCTCGGACGTCCTCAAGGAGGGCCAGGAGGTCAAGGTCAAGGTTCTCGAGATCGATCCGCGCGGCAAGGTTCGCCTGTCGATGCGCGTCGTCGATCAGGAAACCGGCGCCGAGCTGGAAGACTCGCGTCCCGCACGCGAACCGCGTGAAGGCGGCGACCGTGGTCCGCGCGGGCCCCGCCGTGACGGCGACGGCGGCCGTGGCCCGCGTGGCGACGGTGGACGTGAAGGCGGACGCGGCGGCGAAGGACGCGGCGGCGAAGGCCGTGGCGATCGCGGCCCGCGCCGTGAAGGCCGTGCGCCCAAGCGTGAAGGTGGCAACGAGGACGGCCCCGCGCCCGAGTTCGCACCCGCCTTCCTGACCGGCGACCGCGACTGA
- a CDS encoding glycerophosphodiester phosphodiesterase: MVSADDTAKQRFSRAALNRLVTAALLLAPATAIAQDGSVPRLDPKAPIVLIGHRGASGYRPEHTLASYELAIEQGADFIEPDLVLTKDKVFVARHENDITGTTDVANHPEFAARKTTKVIDGETHTGWFTEDFTLAELKTLRAKERLPSLRPGNAKYDGEFAIPTLDEVIALAKRRKKELHRTIGIYPETKHPSYFASIGLPMDDTLVAQLKKAGWSKPTDPVFIQSFEVNNLKHIHTLTGIRLIQLMGSTGAPADNAAPSYAAMTTPAGLKAIAGYAYGIGPGLDMIQNGDAPPSTLVRDAHAAGLRLHPWTFRAENNFLIPSFRTGTAPAAHGRLSDEIQLYLRLGIDGFFTDFPDIGAAARTAAQK; this comes from the coding sequence ATGGTTTCCGCTGATGATACGGCAAAGCAGCGCTTTTCGCGAGCCGCGCTCAATCGGCTCGTCACGGCCGCGCTGCTGCTCGCACCAGCGACCGCGATCGCGCAGGACGGTTCCGTACCCCGCCTCGATCCCAAGGCGCCGATCGTCCTGATCGGGCATCGCGGCGCGAGCGGCTATCGCCCCGAGCATACGCTCGCTTCCTATGAGCTCGCGATCGAACAGGGCGCGGATTTCATCGAACCCGATCTGGTGCTGACCAAGGACAAGGTCTTCGTCGCGCGGCACGAGAACGACATCACCGGCACCACCGATGTCGCCAACCACCCCGAGTTCGCCGCGCGGAAAACCACCAAGGTGATCGACGGCGAGACGCATACCGGCTGGTTCACCGAGGATTTCACGCTCGCCGAGTTGAAGACTCTTCGCGCGAAGGAACGGCTGCCATCGCTACGGCCCGGCAACGCCAAATATGATGGCGAATTCGCGATTCCGACGCTCGACGAGGTGATCGCGCTCGCCAAGCGCCGGAAGAAGGAACTGCATCGCACGATCGGCATCTATCCCGAGACCAAGCACCCGAGCTATTTCGCATCGATCGGCCTGCCGATGGACGACACGCTGGTCGCACAGCTCAAGAAGGCGGGCTGGAGCAAGCCGACCGATCCGGTGTTCATCCAGTCGTTCGAGGTCAACAACCTCAAGCATATCCACACGTTGACCGGAATCCGCCTGATCCAGTTGATGGGATCGACCGGCGCCCCCGCCGACAATGCCGCACCGAGCTACGCCGCGATGACCACCCCCGCCGGCCTGAAGGCGATCGCGGGCTACGCTTATGGCATCGGGCCGGGGCTGGACATGATCCAGAACGGCGATGCTCCGCCCTCGACGCTGGTGCGTGATGCGCATGCCGCCGGGCTACGGCTGCACCCTTGGACGTTCCGGGCGGAAAACAACTTTCTGATCCCGAGTTTCCGGACCGGCACGGCGCCGGCGGCACATGGTCGTCTTTCTGACGAAATTCAGCTATATCTGCGGCTTGGCATCGACGGCTTCTTCACCGACTTTCCCGATATCGGGGCGGCGGCACGGACAGCCGCCCAGAAGTGA
- a CDS encoding DEAD/DEAH box helicase: protein MTFAKLGLAEPLVRALEAKGYSTPTPIQQQSIPMLLEGRDLLGIAQTGTGKTAAFVLPSIQNLIANDKRILPTHCRMLVLAPTRELASQIADSARDYGKFSKMSVATVFGGVSINKNRQDMSRGVDILVATPGRLLDLIEQRFVSLATLEILVLDEADQMLDLGFIHALKKIVRMLPKQRQTLFFSATMPAAIRDLADQFLTDPATVKVAPVASTAERVDQFITLVNQSEKQALLTIHLRNPEIERCLVFTRTKHGADRVVKLLAANGIASNAIHGNKSQPQRERALGEFKSGKVKVLIATDIAARGIDVSGVSHVFNFELPNVPEQYVHRIGRTARAGASGVAISFCADDEKPFLRDIERLTKVKLTPLPLPADFTAEQARIKAARPAGSDTPERRIDDSGRHRQGPRATHSARPTGERPAGGAGRPAGQGRPGGQGRPAGGGGRPGGPRRQSSGGGGRRSPAAG, encoded by the coding sequence ATGACTTTCGCCAAACTCGGCCTTGCCGAACCGCTCGTCCGCGCGCTCGAAGCCAAGGGCTATTCGACCCCCACGCCGATCCAGCAGCAGTCGATCCCGATGCTGCTCGAAGGCCGCGATCTGCTCGGCATTGCGCAGACCGGCACCGGCAAGACCGCCGCTTTCGTGCTTCCGTCGATCCAGAACCTGATCGCCAACGACAAGCGTATCCTGCCGACGCATTGCCGCATGCTCGTGCTCGCGCCGACGCGCGAGCTCGCCAGCCAGATCGCCGACAGCGCGCGCGATTACGGCAAATTCTCCAAGATGAGCGTCGCCACCGTGTTCGGCGGCGTCAGCATCAACAAGAACCGCCAGGACATGAGCCGCGGCGTCGATATCCTCGTCGCCACGCCGGGGCGTCTGCTTGATCTGATCGAGCAGCGCTTCGTCAGCCTCGCGACGCTGGAGATCCTCGTCCTCGACGAGGCCGACCAGATGCTCGACCTCGGCTTCATCCACGCGCTCAAGAAGATCGTGCGGATGCTGCCCAAGCAGCGCCAGACCCTGTTCTTCTCGGCGACGATGCCCGCCGCGATCCGCGATCTCGCCGATCAGTTCCTGACCGATCCCGCCACCGTCAAGGTCGCGCCGGTCGCATCGACCGCCGAGCGCGTCGACCAGTTCATCACGTTGGTGAACCAGTCGGAGAAGCAGGCGCTGCTGACGATCCATCTGCGCAACCCGGAGATCGAGCGTTGCCTCGTCTTCACGCGCACCAAGCACGGCGCAGACCGGGTCGTGAAACTGCTCGCCGCCAACGGCATCGCGTCCAACGCGATCCACGGCAACAAGAGCCAGCCGCAGCGCGAACGTGCGCTCGGCGAGTTCAAGTCGGGCAAGGTCAAGGTGCTGATCGCGACCGACATCGCCGCGCGCGGCATCGACGTGTCGGGCGTGAGCCACGTCTTCAACTTCGAACTGCCCAACGTGCCTGAGCAGTACGTCCACCGCATCGGCCGCACCGCGCGCGCCGGCGCGTCGGGCGTGGCGATCAGCTTCTGCGCGGACGATGAGAAGCCGTTCCTGCGCGACATCGAGCGGCTGACCAAGGTCAAGCTGACGCCGCTGCCGCTGCCGGCCGATTTCACCGCCGAGCAGGCCCGCATCAAGGCGGCGCGGCCGGCCGGATCGGACACGCCCGAGCGTCGTATCGACGATTCGGGGCGCCACCGTCAGGGTCCGCGCGCCACGCATTCGGCACGCCCGACCGGCGAGCGGCCGGCGGGTGGCGCTGGCCGTCCCGCTGGTCAGGGCCGCCCCGGCGGTCAGGGTCGTCCGGCCGGCGGTGGCGGTCGCCCCGGTGGCCCGCGTCGCCAGTCGTCAGGTGGCGGCGGCCGGCGTTCGCCCGCCGCGGGCTGA
- a CDS encoding response regulator, producing the protein MMCHVLIIEDEPLLAFDLQDMLAAAGATSFAFAETEDDAVSEARARRPDVITSDVMLREGTGPQAVAVIVEEIGPVPVIYITGSPDQCAPCDPPARVLAKPVADAMVRAAFREVAPVT; encoded by the coding sequence ATGATGTGTCATGTACTGATCATCGAGGACGAGCCGTTGCTGGCGTTCGACCTGCAGGACATGCTCGCGGCAGCCGGTGCGACCAGCTTCGCCTTCGCCGAGACCGAGGACGACGCCGTGTCCGAAGCGCGCGCGCGGCGGCCCGATGTCATCACGTCCGACGTGATGCTGCGCGAGGGCACCGGCCCGCAGGCGGTGGCGGTGATCGTCGAGGAAATCGGCCCGGTGCCGGTGATCTACATCACCGGCTCTCCCGACCAGTGCGCGCCGTGCGATCCGCCCGCGCGCGTCCTCGCCAAGCCGGTCGCCGACGCGATGGTGCGCGCGGCGTTCCGGGAGGTCGCCCCAGTCACCTGA
- a CDS encoding PaaI family thioesterase, whose amino-acid sequence MPPDSLFDPTDFIALMRAGHAGLLGIEYRAHGPDWTELALPYQAALIGDPERGVLASGPILTLMDTACSVAVFLKLGAERPHATLDLRIDYVRPATPGKTVIGRGECYRITRAISFVRGVAHDGDPADPIANVAGTFMFTDL is encoded by the coding sequence ATGCCTCCCGATAGTCTGTTTGATCCCACCGATTTCATCGCGCTGATGCGGGCCGGGCATGCCGGTCTGCTCGGTATCGAGTACCGTGCGCACGGTCCCGACTGGACCGAACTCGCATTGCCGTATCAGGCGGCGCTGATCGGCGATCCCGAACGCGGCGTGCTCGCCTCGGGGCCGATCCTCACGCTGATGGATACCGCATGTTCGGTTGCGGTGTTTCTCAAGCTCGGCGCCGAACGCCCGCACGCGACACTCGACTTGCGGATCGATTATGTCCGACCGGCCACGCCCGGCAAGACGGTGATCGGTCGCGGCGAATGCTACCGGATCACCCGCGCCATCTCCTTCGTGCGCGGCGTCGCGCATGATGGCGATCCCGCAGATCCGATCGCCAATGTCGCGGGCACCTTCATGTTCACGGATCTGTGA
- a CDS encoding quinone oxidoreductase family protein produces MARIAMIDRTGGPEVIGWHDVTLPEPAAGEVRMRNSAVGLNFIDTYHRSGLYPVDLPAGLGSEAAGVVEAVGADVTDFAPGDRVATFGPTRGAYATERNVPARELFKLPDAIDDRTAAALMLKGCTTEFLVERCAKVRAGQTVLVHAGAGGVGQLLCGWLKAIGATVIATVGNEDKIETAKAAGAAHVILYKQVDTAKAVREIVAEGVAVTFDGVGKATWEASLAATARRGLVVSFGNASGAVDGVNLGVLARSGSLFVSRPTMFDYYVTPEERAAGIARMFEMLERGAIAANIGQTFALEDVADAHRALEAGKTKGATVLLP; encoded by the coding sequence ATGGCACGCATCGCGATGATAGACCGCACCGGCGGCCCCGAGGTTATCGGCTGGCATGACGTGACGCTGCCCGAGCCGGCGGCGGGCGAGGTGCGGATGCGCAATTCCGCCGTCGGTCTCAACTTCATCGACACCTATCATCGCAGCGGGCTGTACCCGGTCGATCTGCCGGCCGGCCTCGGCAGCGAAGCGGCGGGCGTGGTCGAGGCGGTCGGCGCGGACGTCACCGATTTCGCGCCGGGCGACCGCGTCGCCACCTTCGGCCCGACGCGCGGTGCCTATGCGACCGAGCGCAACGTGCCGGCGCGCGAACTCTTCAAATTGCCCGACGCGATCGATGATCGCACCGCCGCCGCGCTGATGCTCAAAGGCTGCACCACCGAGTTTCTGGTCGAACGCTGCGCCAAGGTGCGCGCCGGCCAGACCGTTCTCGTTCATGCCGGTGCTGGCGGTGTCGGCCAGTTGCTGTGCGGCTGGTTGAAGGCGATCGGCGCGACGGTGATCGCGACCGTCGGCAACGAGGACAAGATCGAAACCGCCAAGGCTGCTGGTGCCGCGCATGTCATCCTCTACAAGCAGGTCGATACCGCCAAAGCGGTGCGCGAGATCGTCGCCGAGGGCGTCGCCGTAACCTTCGACGGGGTCGGCAAGGCAACATGGGAAGCCTCTCTCGCGGCGACCGCGCGACGCGGGCTGGTGGTCAGCTTCGGCAACGCGAGCGGCGCGGTCGATGGCGTCAATCTCGGCGTGCTCGCGCGCAGCGGGTCGCTGTTCGTCAGCCGGCCGACGATGTTCGATTACTACGTCACGCCCGAGGAGCGCGCCGCCGGCATCGCGCGCATGTTCGAGATGCTGGAGCGTGGCGCGATCGCCGCCAATATCGGCCAGACCTTCGCGCTCGAAGATGTCGCCGACGCGCATCGTGCGCTCGAAGCGGGGAAGACCAAGGGCGCGACAGTGTTGCTGCCCTGA
- a CDS encoding PaaI family thioesterase, which yields MDDLPYAHALGARPVEGDPTLLMLPFGDGVVGRPGFLHGGAIGGFLEVASIVALRHALAIESDARIKPINLTVDFMRGGRDKPTFARGIVTRLGTRVANVDATAWQDDPARPIAAARMNYLIVRA from the coding sequence ATGGACGATCTGCCCTACGCTCATGCACTTGGCGCCCGACCCGTAGAGGGGGACCCGACGCTGCTGATGTTGCCGTTCGGCGACGGGGTGGTCGGCAGGCCCGGCTTTCTCCACGGTGGCGCGATCGGCGGGTTTCTGGAGGTGGCTTCGATCGTCGCGCTGCGCCACGCGCTCGCCATCGAGAGTGATGCTCGGATCAAGCCGATCAACCTGACCGTCGATTTCATGCGCGGCGGCCGCGACAAGCCGACCTTCGCGCGCGGCATTGTCACCCGGCTCGGCACACGTGTCGCCAATGTCGATGCGACGGCGTGGCAGGATGACCCCGCCCGGCCGATCGCGGCGGCGCGGATGAACTATCTGATCGTGCGCGCATGA